Genomic segment of Eschrichtius robustus isolate mEscRob2 chromosome 7, mEscRob2.pri, whole genome shotgun sequence:
CTGAGAAGCCGGTGGTGCTCGGACTTGGCTTGAGCTGAGTGTGGCTCCTGGGTGCCTGCTGCAGGGCTCAGGGCGGGGAAGGGCAGATGGACGGAGTATGGCTGTACCCCTCAGGGGCTGTTAGTCTAAGGCTCTTGCTTCGTGGACTTTCAGGCTGCCAACATGTCCGGGACATTCGGAGGAGCCAACGTGCCAAACCTGTACCCCGGGGCCCCTGGGGGCGGTTACCCTCCCGTCCCCCCGGGGGGTTTCGGGCATTCCCCTTCCGCCCAGCAGCCTGTTCCTCCATATGGAATGTACCCGCCCCCTGGAGGAAACCCACCCTCTGGGATGCCCTCATATCCGCCATACCCAGGGGCCCCTGTGTCAGGCCAGCCCATGCCGCCCCCTGGGCAGCAGCCCCCGGGGTCCTACCCTGGACAGCCGCCCATGACCTACCCTGGGCAGTCGCCAATGCCACCTCCGGGACAGCAGCCGGTGCCAAGCTACCCAGGGTACTCTGGGTCCGGGACCGTCACCCCTGCTGTGCCCCCAGCCCAGGTGAGTGCCAACTTTGTGCTACTCTCTGTCCAGTCCTGGCTCCAAGGGCCCGAGACATGTGGCCCAGTGTCCTCTGCCAACAGGGCTGGGGACCGTgcaggggacggggtgggggggactaGGTCCTCCAGCTCTaacttgtagttttcagtgtcaCTTTCTCACAGACTCCCCATCCCCTGTTTGTATGCCTGAGGACCTAGGGAGCCACCCTCTTTGTCGCAGCTTGTTAGATGGTCCCTGTGGGAGCTGGGTCTGAATGCCTCCGGGTACTCTTCATTCGTCTGGTGTTATTTACTGCCTGGGTTTTGTAAGAACTGGTCTCAAGGCCTTGCCCAATGGCTCTTAGTTTTCAATCCCCCGGATGTGCCCTCCCAGACTAGCTTCAGAGGATTCTTAAAACCAGCTCCTTTGGGTAGGGAAGATTGTTGGCAGTTCTTTCAGGGCTGCTCTTGGCTCGTTTTGGAGAGCAGTTCATGTTTGCAGAGCCTAGAATTCATTGTCATGGTTACACAGCCAAACCAGCCCAGCACAGGGCTAGTGGTATGTGGTTGACTACTATTTTTAGTCAGAGGGtccattcccctccctccctcacacccacacatccccctacccctgccctgctctgcaccctccctctctgccttccCCCTTATCTTTTCTCTCAGCTTATCTCCTTAACTCTGTTAAAACCAGTTTGTACTAGATAATCCACCAAGGGAGAGTTTCGGCAGGAAAAATCAAGTTTGCTTGGAGTGTAGCTGTCATGTCAGGAAGGAGTCCAGCAGGCAAGCGGGTCGTAGAGTCCAGAAAACAGTGCCGGGAAACAAGAGCTAGTCCAAGAGGTAGCTGGGCTGCATGTACCATCGTGAAGGCTGGACACCTGCATCCCAAGGGAACACCTGTTTCTAGTGTGCACAAAGGTGGACTAAGCAGGCCCGTTAGGGAAGCCCTGATGTGTGCTGTAGTGCTGAGGCCTTGAGGAGAGGCCGCACCCCTGTTCCCGAGGCCTCCCCTTCATCAGGAGCCCGGGCCCAGGCCCGGAGGACCCAGGCATAGGGTAGATTTTCAGCATCAGGACTCAGCTCTAGGTGGGCTCCTAGCCACGGGAGCCAGGCAGACGTTTCAGTGCCAGGACAGGTAATGGTCACGTTAGGCCGACTCAATGTCGAGTCCCCTGTGCTGTTGATTGCAGGCTTCTTCAGGTACCCCAAGTTGTAGAGGAAAGGTTATTTCCAGAGTCTGGGGCAGGCAGTCTCACATCTGGGGGATATAGCATGCttactgtctgtctgtctgtctgagcAGTTCGGAAAGCGAGGCACCATCACAGATGCTCCTGGGTTTGACCCCCTGCGAGACGCCGAGGTCCTGCGGAAGGCCATGAAGGGCTTCGGTGAGAGACCCCAGGTGGCGCAAGTCCTAATCACCCCCCGACTCCCTAGGCAGTTACACAGTGGCTCTGTGGGCTGGGGTCGCTGGGTGGAGGCAGCCTGGCCCCAGTGGTGGAGGAAGAGAAGGTGGATACGGGGGTGCAGTTGGGATGCCCAGGAGAATTGGAAGACCCAGGCCAGGAAAGTCTGTAGCCACAGAGCATCCCCAcgacccccagccctgcccattcccacctctccttcctccagggaCTGATGAGCAGGCCATCACTGACTGCCTGGGGAGTCGCTCCAACAAGCAGCGGCAGCAGATCCTCCTGTCCTTCAAGACAGCTTATGGGAAGGTGAGTGTTGGcgagatgggggttggggggtgtcCCTCGTGAATTAAGGCATATCCTCTAGCACAGCCCTACTCCTGCTTTTCCTTGGGGCCTAGTGGGCCTAGATCTCCTGGACAAACCATAAGGCACATTAGGGCATTTCCTGCTGGCTCTCAGCTGATGGCATCTTCTGGAAGCAAAGGATGCTCTGGAGGAGAAATCCCAGAGTCCACAGGGTACGGAGGTTTGATGAGAGGCGCCCAGGAATCTGGGTTCCAGCCTGGCTGTGCCACGACTCACCAAGACCATGGGCAAGTTATTTCCctctgaaggaagaggctttAAGTACTGAACAAATGCAAGGGGGCCGTATTTTGATTTTGGGGGCTTTCGGATCTTTAGAAAGGTAACCACTGGGTACATATAGGCTAGTGTTCTGGCCCGGTGCCTCTCCTACTTTAATGGCAATGAGTCCCCTGGGAATCTGGTTTGAATGCAAACTCTGATTCTGCAGGTCTGGCTGGGGCCTGAGGTTTGGCTCTTCTGCAGATGCTGCTGGTCCCTGGATCTGGGATATTGTCCCTATTGGTCACCTCCTGTGGATTCTCAaaataggttttgtttgtttgtctgaatGTCCAATCAGGATTTGATCAAAGATCTGAAATCTGAACTGTCAGGAAACTTTGAGAAGACAGTCTTGGCCCTGATGAAGACCCCGGTCCTCTTTGATGCTTATGAGATAAAGGAAGCCATCAAGGTGTGTacgtgggcgtgtgtgtgtgtgtgtgtgtgtgtgtgtgtgtgtgtacacctgtGTGGACATACAGCCCCGGGAAAGGCCTGGACCACGTGGTGTGTCTTCGCTCGCTTATTAGCTACTGTTGTCAGCACGGCTCCTGGACCCTCCCGGTTGGAGTCCAAATGCTGTAGAAAGGGGAACTTCTAGTGGCTCCCCCAAGAGGCAAATGAGGCGTCATTCGTCATCAGGGAGCATCTAAGTCTCTCCACCTTAAAAACACGGTGGGAGCTGGGGTTGCAGAGGGAGCTAGTGATGCAGTGATAAGAGTGGGAGGTGTGGATGGTATCCTCATTCATTAGGACTCTGTTGTTAGCAGATAACAGAAACACACTTGAGGAGCTTAAGCAGAACAGCAGCCTGGCTTGGAGAGGGAGGGGGCCGGGCAGACTTTCTCTCTGGTCTCTGCTGCTTCTTGAGTGTCTGCTTCATTCTTCCATCTGCTTCTGTGCCTCTCCTTCCTTGGCACAGCATCCCTGTCGACCCCTCTCCATGTACCTGTCAGAGATCCAGCTACAGAAGAGGCCAGCTGTCCCTTGGTTCAAATTCCAAATGGGGGCGGGTTCTGATGGGCTTCGTTTGGGTTTAGTATCCCCCTAGTTCAATCGGTTATGACCAAGCGGAGGGTCCTGCACATTTTGTACAGTCCTGTGGCTCCCAAGACCCCCAGCAGGTGTcctgtggagggggaggggccgcACCCACAGACAGGGGAGtccttgtgaacagagcaggTGCCGCAGAAGGAATCTAACATTCCTCAGGGGCCTGATAGGCACAGTGATTCTTCTTGCCCCCACGAAGATGTTACCTGAAACTGGGTTCGCCTTTTCGTGGGTGTCAAGAGACCCAgccaagccaaagagagagacaaggaaggatttattaacttgcagcaagtaagaacatcggggatctttcccaaagccgTATCTCCCGCAActgcaaaattggggaagttttaagctaaaggcacatgcatattcatgaaggggcttgggtGGTCCACAGAGTCCAAActtgaaaaggtcaacatcatcatccctTAGGTTCCAGTTGATTTGGTGGTTGAGTGCCCAAGGGGGTTTAAATGCTGCCAACAGCTCAAGAAAGTGCTTCAGGCTAGtctttaccattgaaacagaGCTGGGAGTCTGTTTTGTTATCTTTCCTGTTGTTCTTTTGTTCCTTTAAGGGTGAGtactgtggccaggcttagatcacaagaTAGCTTAGGCTAAAAATGgtttctcttatgtcaagaaagccattcctGGTTCTTTTGCTCCGGGGTCACCCTACTCTGTCTGCCGGCAGTATCACTTCCATTTTATGGTCAAggaacctgaggcacagagaggtgaagtgacatgcccaaggtcacacagctagtgaccaGCAGAACCAAGATTCAACCTGACATAGAAACCAGGCTACTGACCCTGTCCTCTGCCTCCTCACTGTCCCTGACTCGGTCATCTCTTCCATCCTCGATGTTGTTGCCTTCTCCTAGGTGTCTCCAGATGCTCCACGGTCCACACTAGGACTCACGTTTTCCCACATGTCATGCTCTCGCTTTAAACCCATTTTCTCAGTTGCTTCTCATCTCATTCATGGGCTGAACTTGGAATAAAACAGATCCAGGTCCACCTCTCAACCCCACCAtttactgtgtggccttggagAGGTTACTACACTTCTCTGATTCTCAGTGTCCTGGCGGGTGGAATGGGGATGATCCTTCCCATGATCTCTACTTATCACCGAGTTGCTGTTATTACTGGTACTTTCCTGGGACTGCAGAGGGGAGGCTGGCTGCTTCAGGcccgggcagcagcagcagcaccatgGGCGGGTCCGTGTCTGTGGCCTCTGTCTCTGGGGTTCGTGCCCTGGGGGATCCTGAGTGCCAGGGAGGGGGCTGTAACCAGCCTGTGCTTTGTTGTGCTCTCTGCCTCCCAGGGGGCAGGCACTGATGAAGCCTGCCTGATCGAGATCCTCGCCTCCCGCAGCAATGAGCACATCCGGGAATTGAACAGAGTCTACAAGACAGGTTAGGCTGGCCCCGGGGCCCTCTGCCCCTTGCAGATCCCTGTGCTTTTAGGACCTTGGCCACACCCTCTCCCAGGGCCTCTCTTCCTTCCTGGCCTCCTTATCTCCCGCCACCCCCGACACACTGGGATTCCCTCCCagacccagccctgcctgctGTTTACACAGGAGCAGGTGACTGAGGTAAGGGAAGGCTGGGGAAAACC
This window contains:
- the ANXA11 gene encoding annexin A11; amino-acid sequence: MSYPGYPPPTGGYPPAAPGGGAWGGAGYPPPSMPPIGLDNVASYAGQFNQDYLSGMAANMSGTFGGANVPNLYPGAPGGGYPPVPPGGFGHSPSAQQPVPPYGMYPPPGGNPPSGMPSYPPYPGAPVSGQPMPPPGQQPPGSYPGQPPMTYPGQSPMPPPGQQPVPSYPGYSGSGTVTPAVPPAQFGKRGTITDAPGFDPLRDAEVLRKAMKGFGTDEQAITDCLGSRSNKQRQQILLSFKTAYGKDLIKDLKSELSGNFEKTVLALMKTPVLFDAYEIKEAIKGAGTDEACLIEILASRSNEHIRELNRVYKTEFKKTLEEAIRNDTSGHFQRLLISLSQGNRDESTNVDMTLVQRDVQELYAAGENRLGTDESKFNAVLCSRSRAHLVAVFNEYQRMTGRDIEKSICREMSGDLEQGMLAVVKCLKNTPAFFAERLNKAMRGAGTKDRTLIRIMVSRSEIDLLDIRAEYKRLYGKSLYHDITGDTSGDYRKILLKICGGND